In the genome of Methanopyrus kandleri AV19, one region contains:
- a CDS encoding TRAM domain-containing protein yields MEGKDKPVDVGDVYEVKIEDTGKRGDGVARVNGFVIFVPEAEKGDKVLVKIVSVRDTYAIGRIVEI; encoded by the coding sequence TTGGAAGGGAAGGACAAGCCCGTGGATGTTGGGGACGTCTACGAGGTAAAGATCGAGGACACAGGGAAGCGAGGTGACGGTGTCGCGAGGGTCAATGGGTTCGTAATATTCGTACCAGAAGCGGAGAAGGGTGACAAGGTGCTAGTGAAAATAGTGTCAGTACGTGACACGTACGCCATAGGCAGAATTGTTGAAATCTAG
- a CDS encoding signal peptidase I, with protein sequence MNVKRAWRKVRELRGWKAAVFYVVLGVALGYGLRYGLGFVLGTPDPVVTVISESMYPYYNVGDVLLVVGVPYRDIKVGDVIVYRLPGKPIPVVHRVIAKTPEGVITKGDNNPLPDPWCPIRPKEISGRVVLRIPYVGYPKALLDRYLYGG encoded by the coding sequence TTGAACGTCAAGAGGGCTTGGAGGAAAGTAAGAGAACTCAGGGGCTGGAAAGCCGCGGTCTTCTACGTGGTCCTAGGAGTGGCCCTGGGGTACGGCCTCAGGTACGGGCTCGGATTCGTGCTGGGCACGCCCGATCCGGTGGTCACGGTGATCTCCGAGAGTATGTACCCGTACTACAACGTCGGCGACGTGCTCCTGGTCGTCGGGGTCCCGTACCGTGACATCAAAGTCGGAGACGTCATCGTGTACCGGCTGCCTGGGAAACCGATCCCAGTGGTTCACAGGGTGATAGCCAAAACGCCGGAGGGCGTCATCACCAAGGGAGACAACAACCCGTTGCCCGATCCATGGTGCCCGATCCGGCCCAAGGAGATCAGCGGTAGGGTGGTTCTCAGGATACCATACGTAGGGTACCCGAAAGCGCTCCTCGACAGGTACTTGTACGGGGGCTAG
- a CDS encoding sugar phosphate isomerase/epimerase family protein: protein MTVLVSTLALGDWWADPERVNELPELTGSDGVELILEGSFQPGRLDPNELNVEVSSVHAPFADLNPASPSDHHHEYILEVIQRAAELAAELDAHYLTVHPGHLTPVTIHDRELAIELAIETLGELADEVRSFGVEPLVENMPDHSLLLGTSADEMEEILRASGCGFTLDVGHALTAEGSLRPYLRLRPDLLHVHDNSGDGDEHLPPGSGILDFEELRRALHHRVLPVVEVRGIEKAREAVRTVREIMERPEN, encoded by the coding sequence GTGACCGTTCTGGTTTCGACTCTTGCACTGGGCGATTGGTGGGCAGATCCGGAGCGCGTGAACGAGCTACCCGAGCTGACGGGAAGCGACGGTGTTGAGCTGATCCTCGAAGGGTCGTTTCAACCGGGGCGGCTCGATCCGAACGAACTCAACGTTGAGGTCTCCTCGGTACACGCTCCCTTCGCCGACTTAAACCCAGCGAGTCCGAGCGATCATCACCATGAGTACATCCTGGAGGTCATCCAACGGGCCGCTGAGCTCGCCGCGGAGCTGGATGCTCACTACCTCACGGTTCACCCCGGGCACTTGACACCGGTGACGATCCACGACCGAGAACTGGCCATCGAGCTCGCCATCGAGACCTTGGGAGAGCTCGCCGACGAGGTCCGCTCGTTCGGTGTCGAGCCGCTCGTTGAGAACATGCCGGATCACTCGCTACTGCTGGGCACCAGTGCGGACGAGATGGAGGAGATACTCCGGGCGTCGGGGTGTGGGTTCACGCTGGACGTCGGTCACGCTCTGACCGCGGAGGGTAGTCTCCGTCCGTACCTGCGGTTGCGGCCCGATCTCCTCCATGTTCACGACAACTCGGGCGACGGCGACGAGCACCTACCACCCGGGAGCGGAATCTTAGATTTCGAGGAGTTGCGAAGGGCACTGCACCACCGGGTGCTGCCCGTGGTGGAAGTCCGGGGGATCGAGAAGGCACGTGAGGCTGTGAGGACGGTCCGCGAGATCATGGAACGTCCTGAGAACTGA
- a CDS encoding radical SAM protein has protein sequence MTCRMAELGYEKAERCEVGEKPACKVGLRDGKRLIHDAHLSRPEHYYSVYQSCCNWECLFCHSWRFTQRPVGTWWSPEDFVRHALEYRETVTVWEPRSRATSFHATDLCLGCGRCVTLGERPEWCPGELDPDQVVPSPQGWGPARNIVAFTGGDIACRPEFYVESIRGLKSETDDLWVLLETNGFGLVRENVEELVAAGLDAVWLDVKAWKEDVHRKLTGATNRYTLKAIELLVEHDVVLEVCTLYIPGYVEADQILRIAKYVADIDRNIPFTILAYFPEYKLSVRPPKRSELETAERLAREVAGLKNVKIGNEGVALPG, from the coding sequence TTGACCTGCAGGATGGCTGAGCTCGGGTACGAGAAGGCCGAGAGATGCGAGGTCGGAGAGAAGCCCGCCTGTAAAGTCGGCTTACGTGATGGGAAGCGGTTGATACACGACGCCCATCTATCGCGTCCCGAGCATTACTACTCCGTGTACCAGAGCTGCTGCAACTGGGAATGTTTGTTCTGCCATTCTTGGCGGTTCACACAGCGTCCCGTGGGTACGTGGTGGAGCCCCGAGGACTTCGTCCGGCACGCTCTGGAGTACCGTGAGACCGTCACAGTCTGGGAGCCGCGGAGCCGCGCCACATCGTTTCACGCCACGGATCTATGCCTGGGGTGCGGTCGGTGTGTGACGTTAGGCGAGAGGCCGGAGTGGTGCCCGGGCGAGTTGGACCCGGATCAAGTGGTCCCCAGCCCTCAAGGATGGGGGCCCGCACGCAACATCGTGGCGTTCACGGGCGGTGATATCGCGTGTCGTCCCGAGTTCTACGTCGAATCGATAAGGGGGCTCAAGTCCGAGACGGACGATCTCTGGGTCCTTCTCGAGACGAACGGGTTCGGGTTGGTCCGAGAGAACGTGGAAGAGCTAGTCGCCGCGGGTTTAGACGCCGTCTGGCTCGATGTGAAGGCGTGGAAGGAAGACGTGCATCGGAAACTGACGGGAGCGACGAACCGCTACACCCTCAAAGCGATCGAGTTACTCGTCGAGCACGACGTGGTCCTCGAGGTATGCACACTCTACATCCCCGGTTACGTGGAGGCCGATCAGATCCTCAGGATCGCTAAGTACGTGGCGGACATCGACCGGAATATTCCGTTCACGATCCTGGCGTACTTCCCCGAGTACAAGCTCTCCGTGAGACCTCCAAAACGCTCCGAACTTGAGACCGCCGAGCGATTGGCGCGGGAGGTGGCCGGGCTGAAGAACGTGAAGATAGGCAACGAAGGTGTGGCACTACCGGGTTAA
- a CDS encoding acetate--CoA ligase family protein, producing MSSEIVLEHDVLTALREGGLKTPRFTVLERPEEASDVPFDPPYTVKLLHSGVAHRARVGAIYTAVPSKERLERRVAELLERWPDAVGVIVQEHLDVVKGIEAFLGIKEDDTFGTVVLLGLGGKLVEELRAYIVRRPPVDGEDVERGLRRVPGGERLLSEIGPNRLAEVVNAAHGVYKEEGWSELDVNPLLLIDGEAIALDGLARKAD from the coding sequence GTGAGCTCTGAGATCGTTCTGGAGCACGATGTGCTTACCGCGCTTCGTGAGGGCGGTCTCAAAACGCCACGCTTCACCGTCCTCGAGCGCCCCGAGGAGGCCTCCGACGTACCGTTCGATCCCCCTTACACCGTCAAGCTCCTCCATTCGGGAGTCGCGCATCGGGCCCGTGTCGGTGCCATATACACGGCCGTACCGTCCAAGGAGCGGCTCGAACGACGCGTGGCCGAGCTGTTGGAGCGCTGGCCCGACGCAGTCGGTGTCATCGTTCAGGAACATTTGGACGTGGTCAAAGGCATAGAGGCCTTTTTAGGGATAAAGGAAGACGACACTTTCGGTACCGTCGTACTGCTCGGTCTCGGCGGGAAGCTCGTCGAAGAACTTCGGGCCTACATCGTGCGGCGACCCCCGGTTGACGGAGAGGACGTCGAGAGGGGCCTCCGTAGAGTGCCCGGAGGTGAACGATTACTCTCCGAGATAGGCCCTAACCGCCTCGCCGAAGTCGTCAACGCAGCCCACGGGGTGTACAAGGAGGAAGGATGGTCCGAACTCGACGTGAACCCCCTCCTTCTGATTGACGGTGAAGCGATAGCGTTGGACGGTCTGGCCCGGAAAGCCGACTGA
- a CDS encoding HTH domain-containing protein, giving the protein MGVSRSRLSGRARDILELVVNNSGITVSEISRRLGLHRSTLDRYVKILKDLGLVETKPGRGGGVYPTKDAVLLVRSGGRVTIVRRGGGRARILIEAEDRPGLLADVTNRLASAGVNILETELKVEEGIAIMEFEAENVVHEEVLQELDGLSGLIRVEVEPRGRK; this is encoded by the coding sequence TTGGGGGTATCGAGATCGCGCCTCAGCGGCCGCGCCCGTGACATCTTGGAACTGGTAGTGAACAACTCCGGGATCACCGTCTCGGAGATCTCGAGACGGTTAGGACTCCATAGAAGTACGCTGGATCGATACGTCAAGATTCTCAAAGATCTAGGACTCGTCGAGACTAAACCGGGGCGTGGGGGTGGTGTCTATCCGACCAAGGACGCCGTTCTTCTCGTGCGATCGGGTGGTAGGGTCACGATCGTCCGACGCGGTGGCGGTCGCGCGAGGATACTGATCGAGGCCGAAGATCGGCCGGGATTACTCGCCGACGTCACCAACCGGTTGGCGAGCGCCGGCGTTAACATCTTAGAAACCGAGCTCAAGGTGGAAGAGGGAATCGCCATCATGGAATTCGAGGCGGAGAACGTCGTTCACGAGGAAGTCCTTCAGGAACTCGACGGACTGAGCGGTCTGATCCGCGTCGAAGTCGAACCGCGGGGGCGAAAGTAA
- a CDS encoding NUDIX domain-containing protein, translated as MWGCSKGLSESEIRCPCICNGKYPAPALTVDGIVPYRGGIVLIRRGKKPFKGKLALPGGFVECGETVEEAVAREVREETGLKVRPVELVGVYSDPGRDPRGHVVSVCFRCEVVGGELRAGSDAADVKVVDPSDLTPDDLAFDHYDMLRDAGIVR; from the coding sequence ATGTGGGGGTGTTCGAAGGGATTGTCCGAGTCCGAAATCCGGTGTCCGTGTATCTGCAACGGGAAGTACCCGGCACCGGCGCTCACCGTGGACGGTATAGTCCCCTATCGTGGGGGTATCGTGCTGATACGACGGGGGAAGAAGCCCTTCAAGGGTAAGCTGGCGCTGCCCGGGGGATTCGTGGAGTGCGGTGAAACTGTGGAAGAAGCGGTAGCTCGTGAGGTCCGGGAGGAAACAGGACTCAAGGTTCGGCCTGTCGAGTTGGTGGGGGTGTACTCGGACCCCGGGCGTGATCCGCGGGGTCACGTCGTATCGGTGTGCTTCAGGTGTGAGGTAGTGGGAGGCGAGTTACGAGCGGGCTCGGACGCGGCGGATGTGAAGGTCGTAGACCCTTCGGACTTGACTCCCGATGACCTCGCGTTCGACCATTACGATATGCTTCGGGACGCGGGGATCGTGCGTTGA
- the pcn gene encoding proliferating cell nuclear antigen (pcna) — protein sequence MEFRAYQEEARYFKYAFNAAGKVVEEAPLIVTENGIVSRAMDASHIAMAVLEMPWEMFDEYEPPSDELMYGLDMEEVTRIVRRARVTDEITLEGEDEEEVIIKLGSSGYEREFRLRSIDIDDIPDEPELDFAVEVTVVPDFIQDAVRDADLVSDTVKVGAKGNTFYFKAEGERGRVIPKVQEGAEALLTFEVEEDVETAYPLDYLKDMIQAAQGAESVRIRLGQDMPLELTFRIGPAGEGKLTFYLAPRVEE from the coding sequence GTGGAGTTCAGGGCCTACCAGGAGGAGGCTAGGTACTTCAAGTACGCGTTCAACGCGGCGGGCAAGGTGGTCGAAGAGGCCCCCTTGATCGTGACGGAGAACGGGATCGTGTCCAGGGCGATGGATGCCTCGCATATCGCTATGGCAGTGCTGGAGATGCCCTGGGAGATGTTCGACGAGTACGAGCCCCCGAGCGACGAGCTGATGTACGGTCTCGACATGGAGGAGGTGACCCGGATAGTGCGGCGTGCGCGGGTTACGGACGAGATCACCCTGGAGGGTGAGGACGAGGAGGAGGTGATAATCAAACTCGGATCCAGCGGCTACGAGCGTGAGTTCAGGCTCCGGAGTATCGACATCGATGACATCCCCGACGAGCCCGAGCTGGATTTCGCGGTCGAGGTTACCGTGGTGCCGGACTTCATCCAAGACGCCGTACGGGACGCGGATCTCGTCAGTGACACGGTCAAGGTCGGGGCGAAGGGTAACACGTTCTACTTCAAGGCCGAAGGAGAGCGTGGTCGCGTGATTCCGAAGGTTCAGGAAGGTGCGGAAGCGTTACTGACGTTCGAAGTCGAAGAGGATGTCGAGACCGCGTACCCGCTGGACTACCTGAAGGACATGATCCAGGCTGCTCAAGGCGCGGAGAGTGTTAGGATCAGACTAGGTCAGGACATGCCTTTGGAGCTGACATTCAGGATCGGTCCCGCAGGTGAAGGTAAGTTGACGTTCTACCTCGCGCCGCGAGTGGAGGAGTGA
- the trmY gene encoding tRNA (pseudouridine(54)-N(1))-methyltransferase TrmY → MREFLVLFNHAPTSPDRVRLKDLPGSGRFDLVCRVTTQALLYSHGVRTDTVVHLLLRGPDDPPKTITVTGRRVRRLYPDERTTAIHLRRALEADPDTEPHPGIFVRRADLEDLLGEMKGAKLYYLSEDGRDLEEVEPEPDAVFVLGDHEGPTPEQDRLLRRHADAVISLGPIPYHADQCIVILHRYLDVKRPPEYAHGPSNVM, encoded by the coding sequence GTGAGAGAGTTCCTCGTACTGTTCAACCACGCCCCTACGTCACCCGACCGCGTGCGGCTCAAGGACCTTCCCGGCTCCGGACGCTTCGATCTGGTGTGTCGCGTTACGACCCAAGCTCTACTGTACTCCCACGGGGTTCGAACGGACACGGTGGTACATCTCCTACTGCGCGGTCCCGACGATCCCCCGAAAACCATCACCGTGACGGGTCGCCGTGTGCGCCGTTTGTACCCGGACGAGCGTACCACCGCGATCCATCTTCGACGCGCCCTCGAGGCAGACCCGGACACCGAACCCCATCCCGGGATCTTCGTCCGTCGCGCGGACCTCGAGGATCTGCTCGGTGAGATGAAAGGTGCCAAGCTCTACTACCTGAGTGAGGACGGTCGGGATTTAGAGGAAGTGGAACCGGAGCCCGATGCCGTGTTCGTCCTCGGAGATCACGAGGGTCCTACGCCGGAGCAGGATCGTCTGTTGAGACGGCATGCCGACGCCGTGATATCGCTCGGGCCGATCCCCTATCACGCCGATCAATGCATCGTGATCTTGCACCGGTACCTGGACGTGAAACGGCCGCCTGAATACGCTCACGGCCCCTCGAACGTTATGTAA
- a CDS encoding MTH1187 family thiamine-binding protein: MAVVMEISFYPIGTGSPSVSDEIVEVVKALKEAGFEPQVGPMGTVVEVETFEDALEALRVAREAALRVVDRAVFVVKIDERRDKELTAEGKVRSVERKIQE; this comes from the coding sequence GTGGCGGTCGTGATGGAGATTTCGTTCTACCCGATCGGAACCGGATCACCGAGCGTCAGTGATGAGATAGTCGAGGTAGTGAAAGCCCTGAAGGAAGCCGGGTTCGAGCCGCAGGTAGGCCCGATGGGTACCGTGGTGGAGGTGGAAACCTTCGAGGACGCTTTGGAGGCGCTCCGCGTCGCTAGGGAGGCCGCGTTACGCGTCGTGGACCGTGCCGTGTTCGTAGTCAAGATAGACGAGCGCAGGGACAAGGAGCTGACCGCGGAGGGTAAGGTGCGGTCGGTGGAACGGAAGATTCAGGAGTAG
- a CDS encoding pyridoxal phosphate-dependent aminotransferase, protein MSADWIPDSPDELFRKIHSGEVIELGQNTNRLGPPEEVRRAVVRAALEAPYNVYAHPQGDRRLREGLLEYFELDDDFDAVITNGAIEGVHAVIRAFASNGVAVTPDPGYKTIDGMMMAEGVHVQEVDIYSEEFDYQMTVDAVMEEFDGNLRELDLIFVINPSNPLGSSMSERELRGLVELAQDADAFLVHDCTYRDFAPEQPVACEMDPERCVDLYSFSKTYGLAGLRIGAVIGERKLLEQVSKYKVSKLGINLIAQEAAITALKVRDRWIPRLLREVTRNQRLIKRECEGDGVKIPVYPSHANCLVIDFSEYGYIDSKTVVGKLYSEHGIFVRTGYYTSPRRGKGFIRVAFSAPREDIERFCEAFNEVMGELIKS, encoded by the coding sequence GTGTCAGCCGACTGGATTCCCGATTCACCGGACGAACTATTCCGGAAGATACATTCCGGCGAGGTGATAGAGCTCGGCCAGAACACCAATCGACTGGGACCCCCCGAGGAGGTCCGTAGAGCGGTCGTGCGCGCCGCACTGGAGGCACCGTACAACGTGTACGCACACCCGCAGGGCGACCGGCGACTTCGAGAGGGACTCCTGGAGTACTTCGAACTCGACGACGATTTCGACGCCGTGATCACCAACGGCGCCATCGAGGGCGTCCACGCCGTCATCAGGGCGTTCGCCAGCAACGGTGTGGCCGTGACTCCGGATCCAGGGTACAAGACGATCGACGGTATGATGATGGCGGAGGGAGTTCACGTCCAAGAGGTCGACATATACTCCGAGGAGTTCGACTATCAGATGACGGTAGACGCCGTGATGGAGGAGTTCGATGGTAACCTCCGGGAGCTCGATCTCATTTTCGTAATAAACCCTTCCAACCCGCTCGGCAGCTCCATGTCCGAGCGGGAGCTCCGGGGTCTCGTGGAGCTCGCCCAAGATGCGGACGCATTCCTGGTACACGACTGCACGTACAGGGACTTCGCTCCGGAGCAACCAGTAGCCTGCGAGATGGACCCGGAACGCTGCGTCGACCTGTACAGTTTCTCCAAGACGTACGGACTCGCCGGCCTTCGGATCGGAGCCGTGATCGGAGAGCGGAAACTGCTGGAGCAGGTATCCAAGTACAAGGTGAGCAAGTTAGGGATAAACCTGATAGCTCAGGAGGCCGCCATCACCGCCTTGAAGGTTCGCGATCGATGGATCCCGAGACTGCTCAGGGAGGTCACGCGGAACCAGCGTCTGATCAAGCGCGAGTGTGAGGGAGACGGAGTGAAGATACCGGTGTACCCCTCGCACGCCAACTGTCTCGTGATCGACTTCTCCGAGTACGGGTATATCGACTCGAAAACCGTCGTGGGTAAACTGTACTCCGAGCACGGTATCTTCGTGAGGACGGGCTACTATACCAGCCCACGCCGCGGTAAGGGGTTCATCCGAGTGGCGTTTTCGGCCCCACGGGAGGACATAGAGCGGTTCTGTGAGGCCTTCAACGAGGTTATGGGGGAGTTGATCAAGTCGTGA
- a CDS encoding ATPase domain-containing protein: MVEEDVVEITSRYLRRDPDKIAEIYKAIGIETLSDLAATDPATISDAFGVKESTAKKIIADAREEASKGIMEAKTLADLLEEEKKRDVIPTGIQGFDERMGGGLPTGVIVGMYGPPGAGKSQFATQVAAHALKEGESVLYIDTENAFRPQRLLEIGGFKKDELKEVSDRFVLRRIIDAAALRQYFDEKEGEFISEAYELTPKVVVIDSISQPFRPYSARDKLPERSRMIAHILNTLLKYCTAYNALGMVTTHVQANPDAWGKRWQDVAPTVLKHIATYRFSIDYKGRTERVITLEDAPDKPPFEVQVELTDRGLVG, translated from the coding sequence GTGGTCGAGGAAGACGTCGTCGAGATAACCTCCCGCTATCTCCGCAGGGATCCCGATAAAATCGCTGAGATCTACAAAGCCATAGGTATCGAGACACTCTCGGACCTCGCTGCGACCGACCCTGCTACAATTTCGGACGCTTTCGGTGTGAAGGAGAGCACAGCCAAGAAGATAATCGCGGACGCCCGCGAGGAAGCCAGTAAGGGTATCATGGAGGCCAAGACCCTTGCGGACCTCCTAGAGGAAGAGAAGAAGCGTGACGTAATCCCCACGGGTATACAGGGTTTCGACGAGCGGATGGGCGGTGGACTACCGACCGGCGTTATCGTCGGTATGTACGGACCGCCAGGTGCCGGTAAGTCACAGTTCGCCACCCAGGTGGCCGCGCACGCCCTTAAGGAGGGTGAGTCGGTGCTCTACATCGACACCGAGAACGCCTTCCGACCGCAGCGTCTCCTAGAGATCGGTGGGTTCAAGAAGGACGAACTGAAAGAAGTTTCCGACAGGTTCGTGCTGCGGCGTATCATCGACGCCGCGGCGCTGAGACAGTACTTCGACGAGAAGGAGGGCGAGTTCATCAGCGAAGCCTACGAACTGACACCGAAGGTCGTGGTCATCGATTCCATATCACAGCCGTTCCGTCCGTACAGCGCCCGCGATAAGCTACCGGAGCGATCGCGTATGATTGCCCACATCTTGAACACACTGCTCAAGTACTGCACCGCTTACAACGCCCTCGGCATGGTCACCACTCACGTCCAGGCGAACCCGGACGCTTGGGGTAAGCGCTGGCAAGACGTGGCTCCAACGGTGCTCAAGCACATCGCCACGTACCGGTTCAGCATCGACTACAAGGGTAGGACTGAGCGGGTGATCACGCTCGAAGACGCTCCCGACAAGCCACCGTTCGAGGTCCAAGTGGAACTCACGGACCGCGGTTTAGTGGGCTAA